GTGTGTACAGTGTAGTACAGGTATCGTCATTGTCTTGATCCGTAGCCATAGATCATCGCTTCATTCCCTGTCGCCTGTTGCCTGaatgtttaaatgaatttttttcgaTTGTTTTACAAGTGCACACATTTCTAACAATAATCTAcatgttttttgcgttgtttTTACTAAGTTTACAGGTTTTGCGATTGCTCACGAAGTGTTGCTTTGATAATTTTGCAATGATGATTTTGTTAATAGAACTTCTTTAAAAATGctgcttgttttttgttttaaataaatgtactaACCTGTGTTTTGTTTGTTGCTTTTCTTACTTAATTCCTAACAGACTTGCAGAATACTGCGCTGCCAGATGAACGAGCAGTTATGACGTACGTGTCATCGTACTATCATTGCTTTAGTGGCGCTCAAAAGGTCGGTGCTCGTTTCAGTTTGCAACCATTAACCTTTATGTGGATAACTCTCTCAATAAACACTAGCGGATTCActaattaaaactataaaacGTTTTGTTTCTGAACAAAAGCATAACATTTTGTGCAGATATATATAACTTGCACGATCAGagattaagtaataataatttacatgtaATGGAATTATTACAAGCTGATAGTGTTATCCACCTgaagagtattttttatttagatacaAGCGAATTTTATTCGGAATTGTATGAACATACTACACTAGAATACCCAATTTTAATCGCTttgttaaacttaaaaattttcttaagttaTGTTGAAAGCGTTCATTCTAACACGAAATAAATGCAGATGTGTGTAATGCAGAGAAATGCTTACAATAATGTATCTTATCAATTGTCAGGCGGAAACTGCAGCTAACCGTATTTGCAAAGTGCTCAAGGTGAATCAGGAAAATGAGCGTCTTATGGAGGAGTATGAACGGCTAGCCAGCGATGTAAGTCATatttttagtgcaaaaataatgacattttgtatttatatttgattttgtacttgcaGCTTTTGGAGTGGATACGCCGCACCATGCCATGGCTAAACTCTCGCCAGGCAGATAATTCTTTGGCTGGTGTTCAAAAGAAATTGGAGGAATACCGTACTTATCGCCGCAAACACAAGCCGCCACGTGTTGAGCAAAAAGCAAAACTCGAAACTAACTTCAACACTTTGCAAACGAAACTTCGTTTATCCAACCGTCCAGCCTACTTGCCAACTGAGGGCAAGACCGTCGGCGATATTTCAAACGCCTGGAAAGGTTTGGAACTAGCCGAGAAAGCTTTCGAAGAATGGCTTTTGGCTGAAACTATGCGCTTGGAACGCTTGGAGCATTTGGCTCAAAAGTTCAAGCACAAGGTAAATCTGACATATTTTCCTGTAGTAAATCCCACAATTTACATTTATCTTTGTTTCGAAGGCTGATGCTCATGAAGATTGGACACGGGGTAAGGAGGAGATGTTGCAGTCTCAAGATTTCCGTCAATGTAAATTGAATGAGTTGAAGGCACTCAAAAAGAAGCATGAGGCTTTTGAATCCGACTTAGCCGCTCATCAAGATCGGGTAGAACAAATTGCAGCTATTGCTCAAGAGTTGAAGTGAGTAGAAGTCGGAGTTATTACGAATATTAATACTTTTAGTGTTACTTCTAATTGCATTAAGATATTAGGCCACCCTAAAGTcctaaaaaaaagcaaatttttttaaaagtaaggAAAAAGGAATCGAATTTCTCTTTATTTCTGGCTATAATAAACATGCATTTATGTGTATAAAACAATCTATGCTGCTTGGCCCATCGTCGGAAACACCCTTTTAAAGAGGGCCACTTTTTGTAATACAATTGATGGTGGGGATAGGTAAACGTactatttgaaacaaaaaaaaacggtaTGTTAATCAACTTATGACATATGTATAAGACATGCTAGTAAAACTCGTAGGTTTATATCTTTACATCCATTTTTCGCGAAATGAGGGAATTGTAAAAAAGTGTTATAGTTTTGATCGAAATGCTGAGCATTAAATTGCAATAAGAAATTCGTCGTCCGATTTGAAAAATGCAGTGTTGAGGAAAAcgcgtttaatattttaatgcggaaacattttatttttacaaatagaATAATGTTTGTAGGAATCTAAGCTTTGCTTTAAACCCCAGTGAAATTACAATCTGAAAATGTTTAACAGATATTTAACCTCTAACACCTCTATAAGACTGGTAATATCAATTCATACTGGGGTACAAAACTAGCGTGCTATTACGCGTGAACTTATCGTAAAAAGAATTTACAAATGCGCATAGCTCATCAACATTGTTTCTCTAACcccaagttttttttgtttactataAAGAGTGAAGGGCACAATAAGCTGCAGGTCGTAATGCatatctttatttaaatttagtaataatatgtcaatatgtaagatatcttagcagaGTTATGTGAATGTATAATACTGGATATACAACAGTTTATTGCCGAAAATGTATGAATCGGTCCTCGAATTAACCAAGCTCCTATATAccccatatacatataatgtttTTCGTTATTCCATAATACGCATGcataaaattgcatgaaaacaTGTTCCCGTAATACCAGGATTTAACGCAATAACTTTAGATCTTCTACTTGCCCAATATATGGCGATATGGggatttttatctatttttacttttcatCAGCCTCTAACCCGTTTATGTTTgtgtgattttttaattaaatttaggaAGATTCATTAACCATAACCATTGAAGCTGAATAATAGACTTTGCATTAAACCCTAATATCCCTAAAAATCCCTAAATCTTATTTGAATTAACTTAGTTGATTTTAACATATATATCGCTATATTAGTCGAAAGTTAAAATACGAActctctaataaaaatattcttcaaaatattaccacaatttgctaatattgaatgaaaatataatttttgtattcgtTAATTATGTTATCTTCTTTTGTTCCTTAGCACTCTGGAATATCATGACTGTGTTTCTGTTAATACTCGTTGCCAGCGTATCTGTGATCAATGGGATCGCTTGGGTGCGCTCACTCAACGTCGTCGTACAGCTTTGGATGAGGCTGAACGCATTTTGGAGAAAATTGATATTCTGCATTTGGAGTTCGCTAAGAGGGCCGCTCCATTCAATAACTGGTTGGATGGCACCCGTGAAGATTTAGTTGATATGTTCATTGTACATACAATGGAGGAAATTCAAGGTCTCATACAGGCGCACGATCAATTCAAAGCTACATTGGGAGAAGCTGACAAGGAGTTCAATTTGATTGTGAACTTGGTACGTGAAGTAGAGTCTATCGTTAAGCAACATCAAATTCCTGGAGGATTAGAGAATCCCTACACTACACTTACTGCCAATGACATGACGAGAAAATGGAGTGACGTTCGTCAGTTGGTACCTCAACGTGATCAAACTCTTGCGAACGAGTTGCGTAAGCAACAAAATAATGAAATGCTACGAAGACAGTTTGCCGAAAAGGCGAATATTGTTGGACCATGGATTGAACGACAGATGGATGCTGTTACTGCTATCGGAATGGGCTTGCAAGGTTCTCTTGAAGACCAATTGCATCGCCTTAAGGAGTATGAACAGGCTGTGTATGCCTACAAGCCTAACATTGAAGAATTAGAGAAGATCCACCAGGCTGTACAGGAATCGATGATATTCGAAAATCGTTACACTAATTACACAATGGAAACATTGAGAGTTGGCTGGGAGCAATTATTGACTTCCATCAATCGTAATATTAATGAGGTGGAAAACCAAATTCTAACACGTGATTCCAAGGGAATCAGCCAAGAGCAATTAAATGAGTTCCGCTCCAGTTTCAATCACTTTGACAAGAATCGTACAGGCAGACTTACTCCTGAAGAGTTCAAATCATGTCTTGTTTCCTTGGGTTATTCTATAGGAAAAGACAGACAAGGCGAAATGGACTTCCAAAGAATTTTAGCTGTTGTCGATCCCAACTCCACTGGTTATGTGCATTTTGATGCCTTCCTTGATTTCATGACACGCGAAAGTACCGATACCGATACCGCTGAACAAGTTATTGACTCATTCAGAATCCTTGCAGCCGACAAGGTACAATGTACACAtattaacatttcaattataaataattaattatttaaaaaccttTATCTTTCAGCCATATATATTACCAGATGAACTTCGACGTGAACTCCCTCCAGATCAAGCGGAATACTGCATCCAGAGAATGCCACCATATAAAGGACCAAACGGAGTACCCGGCGCTCTTGACTACATGTCCTTTAGTACCGCACTGTATGGCGAAACTGATTTGTAAAAAGAGAAGTGTCAAAAATACCGGAAACATCGAATAAAAATCGTTAATTCGTGATAGGACGCCAAATCGAAAGTACTCACGTAATTGAAAAGTCACGAAGTCATTAACCAGCAAAGTAGTGAAATTAATTCGTTTCCCAAAGTGTATTTTTCGTATCGTATTTCCGGATTTCTGACGTAATTTTTTAACTATCATTACTAACAACCATCAGAACGGTTTTCATAGATCAATtcaataatgtaaaaaatttgttgtgcGTATCGAAGTACATATCTAAATATCTGGAATAATGAGGGTACAATAATAACTCTGTGCATTcaaatgcatgcatatgtatgtacactcgCCCAAAATGCTTGCCATTGCCATCTTGTATTTTAAAATCCTAAATTCAAACgtgattatataaacaaatttcctGAATAGACGTTTTAGACGGGATGAAATATGTGAAAGAGCTTTTTAAATAGATGATTATGAGGAAAATTAAAAGCAAGAATTATATATCAATTCTCAAATACATTTCTTGGgcgaataatataaaatatatttattttttggaaatttttgttatattaatttaatatttattttgagattatttataatgatttcatagctctttatttaattctaaatacgttttatataattattatataaacttaGTATATGTTACAATGATTGAGAAAAAGAGAAGAGAGGGCATTATATGATAATTTGTAAGGATTATAGAATGTTCCGATTTTATCAAAATGAAGAACATCCATCAAACATCCATTaaagtcaaaaaaaatatacttttgtatATTAGATATTCTGTcaactatacatacataaatttgtgaGTTTTAAATAATCACATGAAAGAGACAAAAAATATAAGTTCTCtaattattgtttgtttttgttttatattcgaATTAGGGTTACTTATAGCTTTGGCAACtccgtattttattttatgttaaggTAGAGATTTCAAAGGCACTACCCGATATGTGATTGTGTTGAATGGTCTCGTGGACTCATTTGTTAGCAGGAGCGCCTTGTGTGTACTGCCGCGATCCTGATAAAAAGTTCTGATCAAAGAGTTTTTCTACTATTAGTTATacaacatataaaataaaaatctcaaGACTTTGCGCTGATTGTTATAGATTTGAAATTGCTTCTGTCAAATGACCGGCAGAGAGAGGTTAAATATTTCGGAACTTTTGGCTTTAAGGAATATCCTAAGGATCATTGTACGTTATAATGTTACTAGAACTAAAATGTGTACTCTGTTTTGATGGTTAGAGATttggattttatatatattcatattttgtgATTTTGATAATCATCCACTTTTCGTTTCTCGATTTTATTAATGGTAAGTAGAAGAGATGTTTTGTGACATACCTTTTAAATAATTAGCTTTCAAATTGGGAAGCTCCAACAAAGATCGACGTCTAATTTAACCGCCTTTACCAGGGCGTACATAGCAATCACATTCTTTGAACGAtgctattttaaaataatatcatatttcattttctgaAGATACACAGATGTTGATATCCTCACACAGATCTTGGATTTACCTCCAACAAGAAATAATTTGGGGGGCCTAACGACATTAAACAAGGTCTAGAACTTTTAGGTCTAAGGCCCTATTAAGGTTTTCAACCTAACTGcattttggttgaagttttgaaatttggtattacggttttcaactctgTGTCAGTGGGGTTGACTAGAATATCAAAAACTGCTAACAAGCAGTAGTAGTTAAacattaatgaatttatttaggaaaaatataaatagcaaacgaaaaatgggtaaaaagaactatttatttataatttcaaactATTTTAATCAGTTGTCATGTACAAATCCATAGAAAGCTGAAAAATTGTTGAGTTCGTGGAGTAAAATCTCGAAACTGGACGAGACAAGCTTCCATTTGGAaaccttaaaataaaataaaggaacCGCTGGAAGTGTTTCGAACATAGAGAATCGATACAATCTACTACTCCAAGGAATatactttttgagtaaaattaaatttttgaagcgTTTTGCTCCTCCTCAGTCATTTATCTACAGCGCACACAAAACTTGTGAATGAATAATTTTGGatgttttgataaatttaaaatactgaataaagtcTAAAGTTTACATGAGTTCATTGgaagaaaaaagcaacgaaaaaatggaccgccaaaagtatgattgccgagatgtttcaatctcaacctagcaaaagccggacaatggaggagaaagtgccgggatgtttccacttcaccctcctccatacagctttgacaactgccatcgggtagtattctaagccgcaccgcatgagttcccattggacagtgcccagtgagaactcctaccatggcggcgaggtgaactttgttcaaggcgagaagatcccccgacctcctgcgatccactctcggccagaaggatcgcgcaggagctggtcgccgaccagcgtctgctgagctcccgcgaggtccattggtccagagcgagaatgtaagacgttagtggagaaccaactcgatcccatgccgatgtgagcggggcaagggtaccccccctggccagctcatcggctttgcaattcccagcgattccgctgtgaccaggcacccaaacgagcctgatattgaagtagcctgatgctaattctagcgaggacagacactccttgactagctttgaatgcacggttcgcgcactcagggcttgtattgccgctctgctgtcggagtgaatgctcacctctctaaacgaggctacactacgtaacagtacttctaccgccaccttgatcgcggccacttccgcctgaaaaacgctacagtggtccggtagcctgaagcaaagattgacggagagctctttacagaaaacccccccccCCCCCAACTTTCCCTCCcggcttcgacccatccgtgaaaaaactcactgcgcctcttctccagcggcttcttcccctccacatctccctcgttgggatatgagcagagaaaaagccgcctcgagaggccgctgtgacgcagtgatccaaatttttaggaatgcaggtgaaggaggagagaattgcggcgtgtccttgttcggacctcttcacaagcccagcttctctgagcctaatagcacacctcgcagcaatgcacctaccggcaatgtccacgggtgctatatttaatatagcgttgagagctatcgttggtgtggttcgcagtgcaccggagatcccgatgagcgccgctctttggactcgctcaagctttttagccagggtagTCTTTTTGAGCGCCTTcgaccagacgaacacaccatagaacagtattggcttgactacggtttcgtagagccagaacaccacctttggtgagagtccccaccttttccctatagctcccctgcagcagtataaggcgaccgatgccttcttgactctcttctcgatgttcggcctccaagaaagctttctatccaggatgagccctaggtatttcaccttatcaacaggttgaagacgtgaacccccgaaggaggggagaggcacatttgggatcttatacctcttagtgaataaaaccatttcggttttacttgggttgacggctaggccgcttctgtttgcccagttggataccacgtttaggtacccttcggtgagctcatagacggtattcagaaatttacctttaaccataagaaccacatcatcagcataggctatcactcgacagccttgctcctcgagttctataagtaggtcgtttacaaccaagatccagagcagaggggagagtactcctcctTGCGGAGTTCCCCGATttacctttctggttgacttagcactaccccactccgttacgacagttctgtcgcagagaagactgaaaatgaggtgtttgaggttcgattccacttcaaacttttcgagggctttaaccactgcctctggccg
The sequence above is drawn from the Bactrocera oleae isolate idBacOlea1 chromosome 5, idBacOlea1, whole genome shotgun sequence genome and encodes:
- the Actn gene encoding alpha-actinin, sarcomeric isoform X3, which encodes MMMENGLSMEYGDGYMEQEEEWEREGLLDPAWEKQQKKTFTAWCNSHLRKAGTSIDNIDEDFRNGLKLMLLLEVISGETLPKPDRGKMRFHKIANVNKALDFIASKGVHLVSIGAEEIVDGNLKMTLGMIWTIILRFAIQDISVEEMTAKEGLLLWCQRKTAPYKNVNVQNFHLSFKDGLAFCALIHRHRPDLIDYSKLSKDNPLENLNTAFDVAEKYLDIPRMLDPDDLQNTALPDERAVMTYVSSYYHCFSGAQKAETAANRICKVLKVNQENERLMEEYERLASDLLEWIRRTMPWLNSRQADNSLAGVQKKLEEYRTYRRKHKPPRVEQKAKLETNFNTLQTKLRLSNRPAYLPTEGKTVGDISNAWKGLELAEKAFEEWLLAETMRLERLEHLAQKFKHKADAHEDWTRGKEEMLQSQDFRQCKLNELKALKKKHEAFESDLAAHQDRVEQIAAIAQELNTLEYHDCVSVNTRCQRICDQWDRLGALTQRRRTALDEAERILEKIDILHLEFAKRAAPFNNWLDGTREDLVDMFIVHTMEEIQGLIQAHDQFKATLGEADKEFNLIVNLVREVESIVKQHQIPGGLENPYTTLTANDMTRKWSDVRQLVPQRDQTLANELRKQQNNEMLRRQFAEKANIVGPWIERQMDAVTAIGMGLQGSLEDQLHRLKEYEQAVYAYKPNIEELEKIHQAVQESMIFENRYTNYTMETLRVGWEQLLTSINRNINEVENQILTRDSKGISQEQLNEFRSSFNHFDKNRTGRLTPEEFKSCLVSLGYSIGKDRQGEMDFQRILAVVDPNSTGYVHFDAFLDFMTRESTDTDTAEQVIDSFRILAADKPYILPDELRRELPPDQAEYCIQRMPPYKGPNGVPGALDYMSFSTALYGETDL
- the Actn gene encoding alpha-actinin, sarcomeric isoform X1; translated protein: MMMENGLSMEYGDGYMEQEEEWEREGLLDPAWEKQQKKTFTAWCNSHLRKAGTSIDNIDEDFRNGLKLMLLLEVISGETLPKPDRGKMRFHKIANVNKALDFIASKGVHLVSIGAEEIVDGNLKMTLGMIWTIILRFAIQDISVEEMTAKEGLLLWCQRKTAPYKNVNVQNFHLSFKDGLAFCALIHRHRPDLIDYSKLSKDNPLENLNTAFDVAEKYLDIPRMLDPDDLINTPKPDERAIMTYVSCYYHAFQGAQQVGNVTHVPEPTRQYTYVPNYNAETAANRICKVLKVNQENERLMEEYERLASDLLEWIRRTMPWLNSRQADNSLAGVQKKLEEYRTYRRKHKPPRVEQKAKLETNFNTLQTKLRLSNRPAYLPTEGKTVGDISNAWKGLELAEKAFEEWLLAETMRLERLEHLAQKFKHKADAHEDWTRGKEEMLQSQDFRQCKLNELKALKKKHEAFESDLAAHQDRVEQIAAIAQELNTLEYHDCVSVNTRCQRICDQWDRLGALTQRRRTALDEAERILEKIDILHLEFAKRAAPFNNWLDGTREDLVDMFIVHTMEEIQGLIQAHDQFKATLGEADKEFNLIVNLVREVESIVKQHQIPGGLENPYTTLTANDMTRKWSDVRQLVPQRDQTLANELRKQQNNEMLRRQFAEKANIVGPWIERQMDAVTAIGMGLQGSLEDQLHRLKEYEQAVYAYKPNIEELEKIHQAVQESMIFENRYTNYTMETLRVGWEQLLTSINRNINEVENQILTRDSKGISQEQLNEFRSSFNHFDKNRTGRLTPEEFKSCLVSLGYSIGKDRQGEMDFQRILAVVDPNSTGYVHFDAFLDFMTRESTDTDTAEQVIDSFRILAADKPYILPDELRRELPPDQAEYCIQRMPPYKGPNGVPGALDYMSFSTALYGETDL
- the Actn gene encoding alpha-actinin, sarcomeric isoform X2, with the translated sequence MMMENGLSMEYGDGYMEQEEEWEREGLLDPAWEKQQKKTFTAWCNSHLRKAGTSIDNIDEDFRNGLKLMLLLEVISGETLPKPDRGKMRFHKIANVNKALDFIASKGVHLVSIGAEEIVDGNLKMTLGMIWTIILRFAIQDISVEEMTAKEGLLLWCQRKTAPYKNVNVQNFHLSFKDGLAFCALIHRHRPDLIDYSKLSKDNPLENLNTAFDVAEKYLDIPRMLDPDDLINTPKPDERAIMTYVSCYYHAFQGAQQAETAANRICKVLKVNQENERLMEEYERLASDLLEWIRRTMPWLNSRQADNSLAGVQKKLEEYRTYRRKHKPPRVEQKAKLETNFNTLQTKLRLSNRPAYLPTEGKTVGDISNAWKGLELAEKAFEEWLLAETMRLERLEHLAQKFKHKADAHEDWTRGKEEMLQSQDFRQCKLNELKALKKKHEAFESDLAAHQDRVEQIAAIAQELNTLEYHDCVSVNTRCQRICDQWDRLGALTQRRRTALDEAERILEKIDILHLEFAKRAAPFNNWLDGTREDLVDMFIVHTMEEIQGLIQAHDQFKATLGEADKEFNLIVNLVREVESIVKQHQIPGGLENPYTTLTANDMTRKWSDVRQLVPQRDQTLANELRKQQNNEMLRRQFAEKANIVGPWIERQMDAVTAIGMGLQGSLEDQLHRLKEYEQAVYAYKPNIEELEKIHQAVQESMIFENRYTNYTMETLRVGWEQLLTSINRNINEVENQILTRDSKGISQEQLNEFRSSFNHFDKNRTGRLTPEEFKSCLVSLGYSIGKDRQGEMDFQRILAVVDPNSTGYVHFDAFLDFMTRESTDTDTAEQVIDSFRILAADKPYILPDELRRELPPDQAEYCIQRMPPYKGPNGVPGALDYMSFSTALYGETDL